One part of the Bdellovibrio bacteriovorus genome encodes these proteins:
- the guaB gene encoding IMP dehydrogenase, with protein MDREVPYALTFDDILLLPQYSEITPTDVVPRSVFARGKYLNTPIISAAMDTVTENRIARVMAQHGGLGIIHKNLDIDKQALEVEKVKKYESGMIMDPITLGPDHLVEEAVALMEKYSISGVPVTVNGELVGILTNRDLRFEENFNQPIRNLMTKENLVTAKMGTTLDEAKKILQKHRIEKLPVVDSKGKLKGLITIKDIEKAKNYPQATKDEHGRLFVGAAVGVGPDSRDRVEALVAADVDVLCVDTAHGHSKNVIEMVKYISQKHKDVIVVAGNVVTADGTKALLDAGAEVVKVGVGPGSICTTRVVAGVGMPQISAVMECAKVARSRGKTIIADGGIKFSGDITKALALGANSVMIGNLLAGAEESPGETILFQGRTYKVYRGMGSLGAMSKGSKDRYGQMDVEENDKLVPEGIEGKVAYKGSASGVIHQLIGGLKSGMGYVGARNIDELQSKAKFVQISAMGLRESHVHDVSITKEAPNYRIES; from the coding sequence ATGGATCGTGAAGTCCCTTACGCATTGACGTTCGACGATATTCTTCTTCTTCCCCAGTATTCTGAAATCACCCCGACTGATGTAGTGCCTCGCTCTGTGTTTGCCCGTGGCAAATATCTGAACACGCCGATCATTTCTGCGGCGATGGACACGGTGACGGAAAACCGCATTGCGCGAGTGATGGCTCAGCATGGTGGCCTGGGAATCATTCACAAAAATCTGGATATCGACAAACAGGCACTGGAAGTTGAAAAAGTAAAAAAATACGAAAGCGGCATGATCATGGATCCGATCACTCTGGGGCCGGATCATCTGGTGGAGGAAGCTGTCGCCTTGATGGAAAAGTATTCCATCAGCGGGGTTCCGGTGACGGTGAATGGCGAACTGGTGGGGATTTTAACCAATCGCGATCTGCGTTTTGAAGAAAACTTCAATCAGCCGATTCGCAATCTGATGACCAAAGAAAATCTGGTCACCGCGAAAATGGGAACCACTTTGGATGAAGCAAAAAAGATTCTGCAAAAACACCGCATTGAAAAACTGCCGGTGGTGGATTCCAAAGGAAAACTAAAAGGTCTGATCACCATCAAGGATATTGAAAAGGCCAAAAATTACCCTCAAGCCACCAAAGACGAACATGGTCGGTTGTTTGTAGGGGCTGCGGTGGGCGTGGGCCCTGATTCCCGTGACCGCGTGGAAGCGCTGGTGGCGGCCGATGTTGATGTTCTTTGTGTCGACACCGCTCACGGTCACTCTAAAAACGTGATCGAAATGGTGAAGTACATTTCTCAGAAACACAAAGATGTCATCGTTGTGGCGGGGAACGTGGTCACTGCCGACGGCACAAAAGCCCTGTTGGACGCTGGTGCGGAAGTGGTCAAAGTCGGTGTCGGTCCGGGCAGCATCTGCACCACGCGTGTGGTGGCTGGTGTCGGGATGCCGCAAATTTCTGCGGTGATGGAATGTGCAAAAGTCGCCCGCTCCCGCGGTAAAACAATCATCGCCGACGGCGGTATTAAATTCTCGGGTGATATCACCAAGGCGCTGGCGCTGGGTGCAAACTCAGTGATGATCGGAAACCTGCTGGCCGGGGCTGAAGAATCCCCAGGCGAAACGATTTTGTTCCAAGGTCGTACTTATAAAGTCTATCGCGGCATGGGCAGTTTGGGGGCGATGTCCAAGGGCTCCAAAGACCGTTATGGGCAAATGGACGTCGAAGAAAATGACAAGCTGGTTCCCGAGGGCATCGAAGGTAAGGTCGCTTACAAAGGATCTGCTTCCGGCGTTATTCATCAGTTGATCGGTGGTCTTAAATCCGGAATGGGTTACGTGGGCGCCCGCAATATTGATGAGCTTCAAAGCAAAGCGAAGTTTGTGCAGATTTCAGCCATGGGTCTTCGTGAGTCCCACGTGCATGATGTCAGCATCACCAAAGAAGCACCTAACTATCGAATTGAGTCTTAA
- the guaA gene encoding glutamine-hydrolyzing GMP synthase — protein MRGFVILDFGSQFTQLIARRLRELGFYSEIHSFEYPTEEIRKKNPYGIILSGGPNSVYEAGSPQRNVAELRNISPVMGVCYGMQLLTHQLGGKVTRAEHREYGLNYVTWSSPVEGVPERQKVWMSHGDVVEKAPEGFQIIANSDGHHPAAMQGPGVLAVQFHPEVAHTDHGMDLLKYFAQGMCQAPADWDAPHIKDILIKEAQDKVGPTDHVLVGLSGGVDSTVVATLLTKALGAERVHCVFVDNGLLRKNEYEGVLESYHRIGLNVRGVDASEEFLSALKGKSDPEEKRKTIGRVFIEVFDKSYDHKLPIKWLAQGTLYPDVIESVSSVGGSVTIKSHHNVGGLPEKMKLGLVEPVRELFKDEVRALGAQLGLPKEMLWRHPFPGPGLAIRVLGEVTKEKLQILKEADDVYISELRRRGLYEKIWQAFCVLLPVKTVGVQGDSRTYDHVLALRAVTSSDGMTADWYPFEFQFLREVSNLITNKVKGVNRVVYDVTSKPPGTIEWE, from the coding sequence ATGCGTGGTTTTGTCATTCTTGATTTTGGTTCCCAGTTCACTCAGCTCATTGCCCGTCGTCTGCGCGAGTTGGGCTTTTATTCCGAAATTCATTCTTTTGAATATCCTACGGAAGAAATCCGCAAAAAAAATCCTTACGGAATTATTCTTAGCGGCGGTCCGAACTCCGTTTATGAAGCGGGTTCTCCGCAAAGAAATGTGGCGGAACTTCGTAACATAAGTCCTGTGATGGGTGTTTGTTACGGAATGCAGCTTTTAACCCATCAACTGGGCGGCAAGGTCACTCGCGCTGAACATCGTGAGTACGGGCTGAATTATGTAACATGGTCCAGTCCGGTCGAGGGTGTTCCTGAACGACAAAAAGTTTGGATGAGTCACGGTGACGTGGTTGAAAAAGCGCCGGAAGGCTTTCAGATAATCGCAAATTCCGACGGCCATCATCCGGCGGCAATGCAAGGTCCCGGCGTTCTGGCAGTGCAATTCCATCCTGAAGTGGCGCACACCGATCACGGAATGGATTTGCTGAAGTATTTCGCGCAAGGCATGTGTCAGGCCCCTGCGGACTGGGATGCTCCGCACATCAAAGACATTCTGATTAAAGAAGCTCAAGACAAAGTCGGTCCGACAGATCATGTACTGGTGGGCCTCAGCGGGGGTGTTGATTCCACCGTGGTGGCGACACTTTTAACGAAGGCCTTGGGGGCTGAACGCGTTCATTGTGTGTTTGTTGATAACGGTCTGTTACGTAAGAACGAATACGAAGGTGTTCTTGAGTCTTATCATCGTATCGGACTTAACGTGCGCGGCGTGGATGCTTCTGAAGAGTTCCTTTCGGCTCTTAAAGGCAAGTCTGATCCAGAGGAAAAACGCAAAACCATCGGCCGCGTCTTTATCGAAGTTTTTGATAAAAGTTACGATCACAAACTTCCGATCAAATGGCTGGCACAGGGGACACTTTACCCGGATGTGATTGAAAGTGTGTCCTCTGTCGGCGGCAGCGTGACGATCAAGTCTCACCACAATGTGGGTGGTCTGCCGGAAAAAATGAAACTTGGTCTGGTGGAGCCGGTTCGTGAATTGTTCAAGGATGAAGTGCGTGCGCTCGGGGCTCAGTTGGGGCTTCCCAAAGAAATGCTGTGGCGCCACCCATTCCCTGGTCCGGGGTTGGCGATTCGAGTGTTAGGTGAAGTGACGAAAGAAAAGCTGCAAATTCTTAAAGAAGCAGATGATGTTTATATCTCAGAACTTCGCCGTCGCGGCCTTTACGAGAAAATCTGGCAGGCCTTTTGTGTCCTGCTTCCAGTGAAAACCGTGGGCGTGCAGGGGGATTCCAGAACTTACGATCACGTTCTGGCCTTGCGTGCAGTCACCTCCAGTGACGGCATGACCGCAGACTGGTATCCATTCGAATTCCAGTTCCTGCGCGAAGTCTCCAATCTGATCACCAACAAAGTCAAAGGCGTCAACCGCGTCGTCTACGACGTAACCAGCAAACCCCCCGGCACCATCGAGTGGGAATAA
- the dnaE gene encoding DNA polymerase III subunit alpha, protein MSFVHLHVHSEYSLLEAACRVKAIAKKAAAMQMPAVALTDNGNMFGAVEFFFACKDNNVKPILGLDAYIAPGSRLEKKQDRDQVNTGPRRLVFLAQNNDGYRNLCKLSSIGYQEGFYWKPRIDYEVIQQYNENLICLTGGLRGEVAESFLREGPDAALAKIRQLKEIFNDRLYLEMCRTGVPEWDRINPFLLEASKIAGVPVVASNDVHYMTQDDQMAQEVLICIGSNKTLSDESRFRLGTDEFYLKKPEQMVELFADVPEAISNTLQIAERCDVKFKLKDDQGKPIYHLPTFPTDDGLSLKEDIARKAKAGLLVRFEEAAARGEMVPEDKIPEYDKRLEYELGIIDRMGFNGYFLIVQDFINWAKTNDIPVGPGRGSGAGSLVAYVLRITDLDPLPNFLLFERFLNPERISMPDFDIDFCQDRRQEVIQYVTRKYGQESVSQIITYGKLQARAAIKDVGRVLGMTFPEVDAVTKLIPEKLGINLKEAMEMEPRIGEMMEMNPTVNTLMDLAQRVEGMVRHAGIHAAGVIIADGQLVRHAPLYKGADGEQVVQYDMKHAEKIGLIKFDFLGLKTLTHINHALKLIVKNRGKKILSQMIPMNDTATFEMMSRGDTAGVFQFEGEGITDATRKIRPSSFADITAITSLYRPGPMANIPDFTDRKHGKAPVEYLLEDTREVLSETYGIMVYQEQVMGIASRIAGYSLGEADMLRRAMGKKIKEEMDKHRERFMQGAIERGHDKQRSNDLFDLMYKFADYGFNKSHAAAYSVVTLQTAWLKCHYPAEFFAALLSTELSDTEKIVKYSKDATKRGLTVRSPSVNFSDYLFDVHGDEIYFGLGAIKGVGQNAVEAIIEARNNLPEKKFTSLDEFFNSIDTRRVNKKVIECLIKAGAFDGFGAHRAQLIAGYQKYLDRAIGLQKDREMGQSSLFDLGPSTETKVTLEDVKPWARTASLTYEKEVLGFYLSDHPLKGFDTLSELWTTCKVIDLPAQMPAPGSPEAEALKAAKKDWKNRDAGKKRVVVAGLITELRELITKKGTRMAFGKVEDLTGSCELVIFPDSYARFEAQLRDERPVLVGGGLEVEDGSAKIMVDTVSPLEDILKKTKRMVLRLDKINPDDYPRLQSLMKDYPGTTSVSLEIELGELNRRVLMEMEEAQGISVNNEFFEGVHSLFGRTDFIELRS, encoded by the coding sequence ATGTCTTTTGTTCATCTACACGTCCACTCAGAATATTCCCTTTTGGAAGCCGCGTGCCGGGTTAAAGCCATTGCTAAAAAAGCAGCGGCGATGCAGATGCCCGCGGTGGCTCTTACAGACAACGGTAACATGTTCGGTGCTGTTGAATTTTTCTTTGCCTGTAAGGACAACAACGTAAAACCAATTCTGGGCTTGGATGCGTACATCGCTCCGGGATCGCGCCTTGAAAAAAAGCAGGACCGAGATCAGGTCAACACCGGTCCGCGCCGTCTGGTGTTCCTGGCGCAGAATAATGATGGCTATCGCAATCTGTGTAAACTTTCTTCCATTGGTTATCAGGAAGGTTTTTATTGGAAGCCTCGTATCGATTACGAAGTCATTCAGCAGTACAATGAAAATCTGATCTGTCTGACCGGAGGCCTGCGTGGTGAAGTCGCGGAGTCCTTCCTGCGGGAAGGGCCGGACGCGGCTTTGGCGAAAATCCGCCAGTTGAAAGAAATCTTCAATGATCGCCTGTATCTTGAGATGTGCCGCACGGGTGTGCCCGAGTGGGATCGTATCAATCCGTTCCTGCTAGAAGCCTCCAAAATCGCGGGAGTTCCTGTGGTGGCGTCCAATGACGTGCACTACATGACTCAGGACGACCAGATGGCTCAGGAAGTTTTGATCTGTATCGGATCGAATAAAACTTTGAGCGATGAATCCCGTTTCCGTCTGGGGACGGATGAATTCTATCTGAAAAAACCAGAGCAGATGGTCGAGCTTTTTGCCGACGTGCCGGAAGCGATCTCCAACACTCTGCAAATCGCCGAACGTTGCGATGTTAAATTCAAACTTAAAGACGACCAGGGAAAACCAATCTATCACCTTCCGACATTCCCGACAGATGATGGGTTGTCGCTGAAAGAGGACATTGCCCGCAAAGCCAAAGCCGGTCTGTTGGTGCGCTTTGAAGAGGCGGCGGCACGCGGTGAAATGGTGCCTGAAGATAAAATTCCTGAATATGACAAGCGTCTGGAATACGAGCTTGGCATTATCGACCGCATGGGTTTTAACGGTTACTTCCTTATCGTTCAAGACTTCATCAACTGGGCCAAAACCAATGACATTCCGGTCGGTCCGGGGCGGGGTTCCGGGGCGGGTTCTTTGGTCGCTTATGTTTTGCGTATTACGGATCTGGATCCGCTGCCGAACTTCCTTCTGTTTGAGCGTTTCCTGAATCCAGAACGTATCTCCATGCCCGACTTCGATATCGACTTCTGTCAGGATCGTCGTCAGGAGGTGATCCAGTATGTGACCCGCAAGTACGGTCAGGAATCTGTTTCCCAGATCATCACTTACGGAAAGTTACAGGCCCGCGCCGCCATCAAGGACGTGGGCCGCGTGTTGGGTATGACCTTCCCTGAGGTCGACGCGGTAACAAAACTTATTCCGGAAAAGCTCGGCATCAACCTGAAAGAGGCCATGGAAATGGAACCTCGTATCGGAGAGATGATGGAGATGAATCCAACAGTGAACACGCTGATGGATCTTGCTCAAAGGGTTGAGGGGATGGTTCGCCATGCCGGGATCCACGCCGCCGGGGTTATCATCGCCGACGGCCAACTGGTTCGTCATGCTCCACTTTACAAGGGTGCTGACGGAGAGCAGGTCGTTCAGTACGACATGAAGCACGCCGAGAAAATCGGCCTGATTAAATTCGACTTCCTGGGTCTGAAGACCCTGACTCACATCAATCACGCGCTGAAGCTGATTGTGAAAAATCGCGGCAAAAAAATTCTGTCGCAGATGATTCCGATGAATGACACGGCGACGTTTGAGATGATGTCGCGCGGGGATACCGCAGGGGTGTTCCAGTTTGAGGGTGAGGGCATCACCGATGCCACCCGTAAAATCAGACCTTCTTCTTTTGCCGATATCACCGCGATCACGTCGTTGTACCGACCGGGTCCGATGGCGAACATTCCGGACTTTACCGATCGTAAGCACGGCAAGGCGCCGGTGGAATACCTTCTGGAAGACACCCGTGAGGTTCTGTCCGAGACCTACGGGATCATGGTCTATCAGGAACAGGTTATGGGTATCGCCTCTCGCATTGCCGGATATTCTCTGGGTGAAGCGGATATGCTTCGTCGTGCGATGGGTAAGAAGATCAAAGAGGAGATGGACAAGCACCGTGAGCGCTTCATGCAAGGGGCGATCGAACGCGGGCATGATAAACAGCGCTCTAATGATCTGTTTGATTTGATGTACAAGTTTGCCGACTATGGATTCAATAAATCCCACGCGGCGGCTTATTCCGTTGTTACGTTACAGACTGCCTGGTTGAAATGTCATTACCCGGCGGAATTCTTTGCAGCCCTGCTCAGTACCGAGCTTTCCGACACTGAAAAGATCGTAAAATACTCCAAGGATGCGACCAAGCGCGGTCTGACCGTGCGTTCGCCAAGTGTGAATTTCTCGGATTACCTGTTTGATGTTCATGGCGATGAGATCTACTTCGGTCTGGGGGCGATCAAAGGTGTGGGGCAGAATGCGGTTGAGGCCATCATCGAGGCCCGCAACAATCTGCCCGAGAAAAAGTTCACTTCTTTGGATGAGTTCTTTAATTCCATCGACACCCGTCGTGTGAATAAAAAAGTGATCGAATGTCTGATCAAGGCCGGGGCCTTTGATGGCTTTGGCGCGCACCGTGCGCAGTTGATTGCCGGTTATCAGAAGTACCTGGATCGCGCGATCGGTCTGCAAAAAGACCGCGAGATGGGGCAGTCTTCATTGTTTGATCTGGGGCCTTCGACTGAAACCAAAGTCACTTTGGAAGATGTGAAGCCTTGGGCACGAACGGCGTCTTTGACCTATGAAAAAGAAGTGCTGGGTTTTTACCTGAGTGATCACCCGCTGAAGGGGTTTGACACGCTTTCAGAACTTTGGACGACCTGTAAGGTGATTGATTTGCCAGCACAGATGCCAGCGCCGGGCAGTCCCGAGGCGGAAGCACTGAAGGCTGCCAAGAAGGATTGGAAAAATCGCGATGCGGGTAAAAAACGCGTCGTCGTGGCCGGTCTTATCACTGAGCTTCGCGAACTGATCACGAAAAAAGGAACCCGCATGGCGTTCGGCAAGGTCGAGGACCTGACGGGCAGTTGTGAGCTTGTGATCTTCCCGGATTCTTATGCTCGCTTTGAGGCCCAGCTTCGCGATGAAAGGCCGGTCCTGGTCGGGGGTGGTCTGGAGGTAGAGGACGGATCAGCCAAGATCATGGTTGATACCGTTTCTCCGTTGGAAGATATCCTTAAAAAAACCAAGCGAATGGTACTAAGATTGGATAAGATTAATCCTGATGATTACCCACGCCTGCAGTCGTTGATGAAGGACTATCCGGGAACAACCTCGGTCAGTCTGGAAATCGAGCTGGGTGAGCTGAACCGCCGTGTCTTGATGGAGATGGAGGAGGCTCAGGGTATCAGTGTGAATAATGAATTCTTTGAAGGCGTTCATTCCCTGTTTGGAAGAACGGACTTTATCGAGTTGAGGAGCTAG
- a CDS encoding substrate-binding domain-containing protein: protein MKIEGQVAMRKGFEEEIEKFNKASADKIKVIPYVAGEGRKGILNQTAQLDDALKKAPNVIVIQPTDNSALARGLQEANTKGIPVIAYDQYIVNGNLASFLTSDNYQGGRDNGDYIEKTFEKGSTIRIVVFEYPQVSSTMDRVDGFFDSLREHNRNFKVLKRYQAVDPASGEAAAKQFLKDFPEKGSVDLILTVNDGGGITIVKTLWEKKRTEIRHATFDGDPESVENIKNKRLTIIDSAQFCAELGRETARNLIAYLRKEKVPTKKLVPTFPVTEQSVKDYPGWMGRPSSKYVTVTPEKAPVRVKTAAIPASSSNRVIVKIGVAPLCPYLCEKGPGVWGGYIYDILKDIAQKQGFILQMESIANTRLVSNLLTRKVNYIIVPSYMVRYLPNIRVVGPDLGMSYLGALVPLNYKDSLIDSESIATKKIVYADVGSEGSAEVFSASGGSRVIKLTGSDVADRMIKMINDRRVDLALGDYNLLSYSVGRKAGVNLKLVPTSLTGFSSLVLVSVPKEPEFGSIPQLLHNWFLQARQNGELEGILNKYNLKDWHLMSQD, encoded by the coding sequence ATGAAGATTGAAGGCCAGGTCGCAATGCGAAAAGGCTTCGAAGAGGAAATTGAAAAATTCAACAAAGCCAGCGCTGATAAAATCAAAGTGATTCCTTACGTGGCCGGGGAAGGCCGCAAAGGTATTTTGAATCAAACGGCCCAGTTGGATGATGCTCTTAAAAAAGCCCCGAATGTGATTGTGATTCAGCCCACTGACAATTCGGCCCTGGCGCGCGGTCTGCAAGAGGCCAATACCAAGGGCATCCCGGTGATTGCCTATGATCAGTATATCGTGAATGGCAATCTGGCGTCGTTTTTAACCAGCGATAATTATCAGGGCGGCCGGGATAACGGCGATTATATCGAAAAGACCTTTGAAAAAGGCAGCACGATTCGCATCGTGGTGTTTGAGTATCCGCAGGTGTCTTCCACGATGGATCGGGTGGATGGATTCTTTGATTCCCTTCGTGAACACAACCGCAATTTCAAAGTTCTGAAGCGCTATCAGGCCGTGGATCCGGCGTCCGGGGAAGCGGCGGCAAAACAATTCCTGAAGGACTTCCCTGAAAAAGGCAGTGTGGATTTGATTCTGACGGTGAATGACGGAGGCGGGATCACGATTGTGAAAACCCTTTGGGAAAAGAAACGCACCGAAATTCGGCATGCCACTTTCGACGGGGATCCGGAATCCGTTGAGAATATCAAAAACAAAAGACTGACGATCATTGATTCTGCGCAGTTTTGTGCAGAGCTGGGGCGGGAAACTGCCCGGAATCTGATTGCGTATCTGAGAAAAGAAAAAGTTCCCACGAAAAAACTGGTGCCCACTTTCCCGGTGACCGAGCAGTCCGTAAAAGATTATCCGGGCTGGATGGGACGTCCGTCCTCAAAGTATGTGACGGTGACTCCGGAGAAAGCTCCGGTTCGCGTGAAGACAGCGGCCATTCCCGCATCGTCCTCCAATCGTGTGATCGTAAAAATCGGTGTGGCCCCTTTGTGTCCCTATCTTTGTGAAAAAGGCCCGGGAGTCTGGGGCGGATATATTTATGATATTTTGAAAGACATCGCCCAGAAGCAGGGTTTCATTCTGCAAATGGAAAGTATTGCCAACACCCGCCTGGTTTCAAATCTTTTAACCCGGAAGGTGAATTACATCATTGTGCCGTCGTATATGGTTCGCTATCTTCCGAATATCCGCGTTGTCGGGCCGGATCTGGGGATGAGCTATCTGGGAGCCCTGGTGCCTTTGAATTACAAGGACTCGTTGATCGACAGTGAATCCATTGCCACAAAAAAGATCGTCTATGCGGATGTCGGCAGTGAAGGCAGTGCCGAGGTGTTCTCAGCATCCGGCGGGTCCCGCGTGATCAAACTGACGGGTTCTGATGTGGCGGATCGCATGATTAAGATGATCAATGATCGTCGTGTGGATCTGGCCTTGGGCGATTACAATTTGCTCAGCTATTCCGTGGGACGAAAAGCGGGGGTGAATCTGAAGCTGGTGCCGACCTCACTGACGGGATTCAGCTCTTTGGTTCTGGTCAGCGTCCCGAAAGAGCCTGAATTTGGCTCTATTCCTCAGCTCTTGCATAACTGGTTCCTGCAGGCCCGCCAAAACGGCGAGCTGGAAGGTATTTTGAACAAGTACAATCTGAAAGACTGGCACCTGATGTCTCAGGACTAG
- a CDS encoding LLM class flavin-dependent oxidoreductase: protein MTDTKKLSDIQLSVLDLAPIIDGKSVADSFHNTLDLAQHTEKWGYNRYWLAEHHNLDGIASSATSVLIGYVAGGTKTIRVGSGGVMLPNHAPLVIAEQFGTLAHLYPGRIDLGLGRAPGTDRLTMHALRRDMQGNENDFPENVRELIGYFAKSHGHERVRAIPAMGTEVPVWLLGSSLYSAQLAAVMGLPYSFAGHFAPELMEEAIHIYRSGFQASRFLKKPHVMVGLQVVAADTSEKAQRLATTLYLRFLGIIRNQRVNLLPPVSSMEQIWRPGEKELVLNKLSNAVIGDKDEVKAGLERFIQRTGADELMILSDMYDHADRLRSFELTAQAWKS, encoded by the coding sequence ATGACTGATACTAAAAAGCTTTCTGACATTCAACTTTCTGTTCTGGACCTGGCCCCCATCATCGACGGCAAGTCCGTTGCGGACTCCTTTCACAACACTCTGGATCTGGCCCAGCACACAGAAAAATGGGGCTACAATCGCTACTGGCTGGCCGAACATCACAATCTGGATGGTATCGCCAGTTCCGCCACTTCAGTTCTGATTGGCTATGTGGCCGGCGGAACCAAAACCATCCGCGTGGGCTCTGGGGGCGTGATGCTTCCCAACCACGCCCCCTTGGTGATCGCAGAACAGTTCGGCACCCTGGCCCATCTATACCCGGGTCGCATTGATCTGGGTTTGGGACGAGCACCCGGCACCGATCGCCTGACCATGCATGCTTTACGGCGCGATATGCAGGGAAATGAAAATGATTTCCCGGAAAATGTGCGTGAACTGATCGGATACTTTGCAAAAAGCCACGGGCATGAACGCGTGCGCGCGATTCCAGCCATGGGAACAGAAGTTCCGGTGTGGTTGCTGGGCTCAAGCCTTTACAGTGCCCAACTGGCGGCGGTGATGGGACTTCCTTATTCTTTTGCCGGTCACTTCGCCCCGGAACTGATGGAAGAAGCGATACATATTTACCGGTCCGGGTTCCAGGCTTCGCGCTTTCTTAAAAAACCCCACGTCATGGTGGGCTTGCAGGTTGTCGCCGCCGACACCAGTGAAAAAGCCCAGCGCCTGGCCACAACGCTTTATCTGCGATTCCTGGGAATCATCCGCAATCAGCGCGTGAATCTGCTGCCTCCGGTCAGCAGCATGGAACAAATCTGGCGCCCTGGTGAAAAAGAGCTCGTCTTAAACAAACTAAGCAACGCCGTCATTGGTGACAAGGATGAGGTCAAAGCCGGGTTGGAAAGATTTATCCAGCGCACGGGCGCAGATGAATTGATGATCTTATCGGATATGTATGATCACGCAGACCGCCTGCGCTCGTTTGAACTGACCGCGCAAGCGTGGAAAAGCTAG